A single region of the Epinephelus fuscoguttatus linkage group LG14, E.fuscoguttatus.final_Chr_v1 genome encodes:
- the LOC125901370 gene encoding 4F2 cell-surface antigen heavy chain-like: MNTEETNVDLRDAETKDAEPKEAADPAPVPSDADATEADVSEADLDQEEQERIPMTGGGGDRTEEPPSAGGEEAAAEKNGSVKLKIPDEEQEEVTFTGLSKEELLRVAGTPGWVRTRWALLVVFWLGWLGMLAGAVLIILRAPRCRDLPETNWWNNGPLYQIGSIQAFTDTHDLKGLEQKISSLAQLKIKGLVVGPIHVAPADDAMNLRFEEISSKAGNLEQFKGLVQAAHKKGISVVLDLTPNYQGSSGPWFSNISVTNVAERLKSALVFWMNEGVDGVQLSGVERVASVVPSLWTDIRAIVQNVTEERPNRKVLIGVTERSSAEDVSTLLSSTGVDLLISRVLCSGSPDAVEHAQSIQLLYSSHSQSKLAWSLGGRAEGHLASLVGPALVKLHQLLLLTLPGAPFINYGDEIGLMDKGTKFPMMLWDSDEQLNGTLQEERAERLSCRSFFRSVSDLRVKERSLLFGDFFLLSNSSSSLAYLREWDQSERYLAAFNWADEAATLQLSGAGLPQRATVAFSTNSSALPADSSVDLMELRLGPGQAALLKFPYTG; the protein is encoded by the exons ATGAACACGGAGGAGACCAACGTGGATCTGAGGGATGCTGAGACAAAGGATGCTGAACCGAAGGAGGCGGCGGATCCCGCTCCGGTCCCCTCGGATGCTGATGCGACGGAGGCCGATGTGAGTGAGGCGGATCTGgaccaggaggagcaggagaggatACCGATGaccggaggaggaggagaccgGACCGAGGAGCCTCCGTCTGCCGGCGGAGAGGAGGCGGCGGCGGAGAAGAACGGCTCCGTGAAGCTGAAGATCCCCGatgaagagcaggaggaggtgaCATTCACCGGGCTGAGCAAGGAGGAGCTGCTCAGGGTGGCCGGGACACcggg CTGGGTGAGGACCCGCTGGGCGCTGCTGGTGGTGTTCTGGCTGGGCTGGTTGGGGATGTTGGCTGGAGCCGTCCTCATCATCCTTCGGGCTCCTCGCTGCAGAGACCTGCCTGAAACCAACTGGTGGAACAACGGCCCGCTGTACCAGATCGGGAGCATCCAGGCCTTCACCGACACCCACGACCTGAAGG GTCTGGAGCAGAAGATCAGCAGTCTGGCTCAGCTGAAGATTAAAGGTCTGGTGGTCGGTCCGATCCACGTCGCTCCAGCAGACGACGCCATGAATCTGAGGTTCGAGGAGATTTCCTCTAAGGCCGGAAACCTGGAGCAGTTTAAAGGCCTCGTCCAGGCCGCTCATAAGAAGG GTATTTCTGTGGTTTTGGATCTGACTCCAAACTACCAGGGATCATCTGGACCCTGGTTCTCCAACATCAGTGTGACCAACGTGGCTGAGAGACTGAAG tccGCTCTGGTGTTCTGGATGAATGAAGGCGTAGACGGCGTGCAGCTGTCGGGGGTGGAGCGTGTGGCCAGCGTGGTGCCGTCTCTGTGGACCGACATTCGAGCCATCGTCCAGAACGTGACGGAGGAGCGCCCCAACAGGAA GGTCTTGATCGGCGTCACAGAACGTTCCTCAGCTGAAGACGTGtccaccctcctctcctccaccggTGTCGACCTGCTGATCTCTAGGGTCCTCTGCTCCGGCAGCCCGGAcgctgtggagcatgctcagtcCATCCAGCTCCTGTATTCATCCCACAGCCAGAGCAAGCTGGCCTGGAGCCTGGGGGGGCGGGCCGAGGGGCACCTGGCCTCGCTGGTGGGACCCGCTCTGGTCAAACtgcaccagctgctgctgctcacactGCCTGGGGCGCCTTTCATCAACTACGGGGACGAGATCGGCCTGATGGACAAG GGCACCAAGTTTCCCATGATGCTTTGGGACTCTGACGAGCAGCTGAACGGGACACTGCAG GAGGAGCGGGCCGAGCGTCTGTCGTGTCGCAGTTTTTTCCGCAGTGTGAGTGATCTTCGTGTTAAAGAGCGCTCCCTGCTGTTCGGagacttcttcctcctctccaactcctcctcctccctggcGTACCTGCGGGAGTGGGATCAGAGCGAGCGTTACCTGGCCGCCTTCAACTGGGCGGACGAGGCGGCGACGCTGCAGCTGAGCGGCGCAGGGCTGCCTCAGCGAGCCACGGTCGCCTTCAGCACCAATAGCAGCGCCCTGCCTGCAGACAGCAGCGTGGACCTGATGGAGCTGCGGCTCGGCCCCGGGCAGGCCGCGCTCCTCAAGTTTCCCTACACTGGATAG